One Branchiostoma floridae strain S238N-H82 chromosome 15, Bfl_VNyyK, whole genome shotgun sequence DNA window includes the following coding sequences:
- the LOC118432480 gene encoding protein rolling stone-like, giving the protein MPPEIIWIHLSEWGYALLTLHTLLSAALCFTDYYKSRSQRGEAPDATLSSDVVMATGCTISPTTTGGGTTQASVDQDSAQSLQIPWHYKLYWVLYNVAFGGGICITILFWALIGGDSSALSILIHAMNSVTIVIDVMVSGLPCRLLHFVYPLTFGVVYILFTVIYWAAGGTGPDGQPYIYPFLDYGGGPALAAIVAVLGVLVAIPLCHCIVFALVVARESLVRSLKRRQSDNQNVDVTAL; this is encoded by the coding sequence ATGCCCCCGGAAATAATCTGGATACATCTGAGTGAATGGGGCTATGCCTTACTCACACTCCACACTCTACTGAGCGCTGCACTCTGCTTTACTGACTACTACAAGTCTCGTTCCCAGCGTGGTGAAGCACCAGACGCGACTCTGTCGTCTGATGTCGTCATGGCGACGGGATGTACCATTTCACCCACCACTACAGGAGGCGGAACAACCCAAGCAAGTGTCGACCAAGACTCTGCCCAAAGCCTGCAAATACCATGGCACTACAAACTCTACTGGGTCTTGTACAATGTTGCCTTCGGTGGAGGGATTTGCATCACGATTTTGTTCTGGGCACTGATAGGAGGTGACAGTAGCGCTCTTAGCATCCTTATCCACGCCATGAATTCTGTCACCATAGTAATAGACGTAATGGTCAGCGGTCTGCCGTGCCGACTGCTACATTTTGTTTACCCTTTGACCTTTGGGGTTGTGTACATTCTCTTTACTGTCATCTACTGGGCCGCGGGAGGGACAGGACCAGATGGCCAACCCTATATATACCCCTTTCTTGACTATGGCGGGGGGCCCGCCCTAGCCGCTATTGTAGCTGTACTGGGGGTTCTAGTAGCAATACCATTATGTCACTGTATCGTCTTCGCTCTTGTGGTTGCTCGCGAGAGTTTAGTTCGCTCACTGAAGAGACGTCAGTCAGATAATCAGAATGTTGACGTCACTGCTCTGTAG